The Parvibaculaceae bacterium PLY_AMNH_Bact1 genome window below encodes:
- a CDS encoding AsmA family protein (Derived by automated computational analysis using gene prediction method: Protein Homology.): MSRFLSFLFVLVLLVVGVLFAAPSFIPVESYKPQIAALVKEQTGRDLTIDGDISLSFLPRLAVSVNDVTFQNASWASSPHMAKMEQLEIVLKIFPLIRGEVALDRFIMRRPEIDLAVNRQGVGNWVFDVPAPSASTPAAETAPASDEGGFTPQVTDIQLGEISLIDGSVKYSNLANGETYDASEINLDVSLPSLDAPLELDGSVAWNGDTVELSLDVAEPRAFSVGEASDISLNINAPKVTASFTGNGKISPVLTINGTTSLNIPSVRRLAAWAGQPMADGDGFGALDLNGTVAVVGDKYSFTGATLAFDGMNGTGDLTVDAGRSRPKLSGALALDRLDANVYLAGGGTGGSSDGQAAPSGGSGGSGGGSAAASGWSDAPIDLSGLKAVDADLDLSVGEILFQDLTIGKSALDVLMSGGKLTAKLTELALYEGAGVGQLVLDGSGNTPSVGANFNLNGLSAYPFLKDAAGFERLEGLGSFNVNVTTRGKSQKAMMSALNGSGAVTFADGAIRGINIAQLSRNVFAAATSGWESGGAQSTDFSELGGTFTITNGVLTNNDLKMLSPLVRVTGKGTVSMPPQTLNYRVEPKLAATLEGQGGSGDVKGIEVPIVISGPWSNPSFTPDLAAIISNPEGIKDVIDSVKEDGGKGLLQGILGGGGASDNGSGGASDEEKPRVEDAIRGLFNR, from the coding sequence ATGTCACGCTTTCTATCTTTTCTCTTCGTCCTCGTTTTGCTCGTCGTCGGCGTTCTGTTTGCCGCGCCATCCTTTATTCCGGTGGAGAGCTACAAGCCGCAGATTGCTGCCTTGGTGAAAGAACAGACTGGGCGGGACCTGACGATTGATGGTGACATCAGCCTCTCTTTTCTCCCTCGTCTGGCTGTGAGCGTGAACGATGTCACATTCCAGAACGCCTCCTGGGCTTCGTCCCCTCACATGGCGAAGATGGAACAGCTGGAAATCGTCCTGAAGATCTTCCCACTTATCCGGGGAGAGGTAGCGCTAGACCGATTTATCATGCGTCGCCCCGAAATTGACCTTGCGGTCAATCGACAAGGTGTGGGCAATTGGGTATTCGATGTTCCGGCACCGAGTGCCTCTACTCCTGCTGCGGAAACCGCACCTGCAAGTGATGAAGGTGGCTTCACGCCTCAAGTCACAGACATTCAATTGGGCGAAATCTCACTCATCGATGGGTCTGTTAAATATTCAAACCTTGCGAACGGCGAGACTTACGATGCCAGCGAAATCAACCTTGATGTGTCCCTGCCGAGCCTTGACGCCCCACTCGAGCTTGACGGTTCGGTTGCCTGGAATGGCGACACAGTTGAGCTAAGCCTGGATGTTGCCGAACCGCGGGCATTCTCCGTGGGCGAAGCTTCGGACATCAGCCTCAACATCAATGCACCAAAAGTGACAGCAAGTTTCACCGGCAACGGCAAGATAAGCCCTGTACTCACGATCAATGGGACAACGTCTCTCAATATTCCGTCCGTTCGTCGTCTTGCAGCCTGGGCCGGGCAACCGATGGCCGATGGCGACGGTTTTGGCGCCCTTGATCTCAACGGCACTGTCGCGGTTGTGGGCGACAAATATTCCTTCACCGGTGCAACCCTTGCTTTTGACGGTATGAATGGCACAGGCGACCTGACTGTTGATGCTGGCAGGTCGCGTCCGAAGCTCTCCGGTGCTCTGGCGCTCGACCGGCTCGACGCCAATGTTTATCTGGCTGGTGGCGGCACCGGTGGCTCGTCCGATGGTCAGGCAGCGCCTTCTGGTGGATCGGGTGGCAGCGGTGGCGGAAGCGCGGCGGCTTCAGGATGGAGTGACGCCCCGATTGATCTGTCAGGCCTCAAAGCCGTTGATGCGGACCTTGATCTCAGCGTTGGTGAAATCCTGTTCCAGGACCTCACTATTGGCAAGAGCGCTCTTGATGTGCTGATGAGCGGCGGCAAGCTGACGGCAAAACTCACGGAGCTCGCTCTTTATGAAGGGGCCGGAGTTGGTCAGTTGGTTCTCGACGGATCGGGCAACACACCATCTGTCGGAGCCAACTTCAATTTGAATGGCTTGTCTGCTTATCCCTTCCTCAAAGACGCCGCTGGCTTTGAGCGCCTGGAAGGACTGGGATCCTTCAATGTGAATGTCACAACGCGTGGGAAAAGCCAAAAAGCTATGATGAGCGCCCTGAATGGTTCAGGTGCTGTGACGTTCGCCGACGGCGCCATTCGAGGCATCAACATCGCGCAGCTCTCGCGCAATGTATTTGCGGCTGCGACCAGCGGATGGGAATCTGGTGGCGCGCAGAGCACCGACTTTTCAGAACTTGGCGGAACCTTCACCATCACCAACGGTGTGCTAACCAACAATGACCTGAAGATGTTGAGCCCGCTCGTTCGGGTCACCGGCAAAGGCACAGTCAGCATGCCCCCACAAACGCTCAACTACCGCGTTGAGCCAAAACTTGCCGCAACCCTTGAGGGTCAGGGTGGTTCAGGTGACGTCAAAGGGATTGAAGTGCCAATTGTGATCTCAGGCCCGTGGAGCAATCCCAGCTTCACACCTGACCTTGCCGCAATCATCAGCAATCCCGAAGGCATCAAGGACGTGATTGACAGCGTCAAGGAGGATGGCGGCAAAGGCCTGCTGCAGGGTATTCTGGGCGGTGGCGGAGCCTCAGACAACGGCTCCGGTGGCGCAAGCGATGAAGAAAAACCACGCGTGGAAGATGCCATTCGGGGCCTGTTCAATCGCTAA
- a CDS encoding DUF6460 domain-containing protein (Derived by automated computational analysis using gene prediction method: Protein Homology.) — protein sequence MLYNALAALVKFAIASVAIGAALSALDIHAADVLTDMGLTPEKMRIVLSDAVDWALPHFMLGAMVIVPIWLVLFLLKPPGINK from the coding sequence TTGCTGTACAACGCACTCGCCGCTCTTGTGAAATTCGCGATTGCCTCCGTGGCGATCGGGGCGGCTTTGTCTGCTCTCGATATCCATGCTGCGGATGTTTTGACTGACATGGGGCTGACCCCAGAAAAGATGCGGATTGTTCTATCCGATGCGGTTGACTGGGCGCTGCCGCATTTCATGCTCGGCGCCATGGTGATCGTGCCTATCTGGCTTGTGCTCTTTCTCCTAAAACCTCCGGGTATCAATAAATAG
- a CDS encoding cupin domain-containing protein (Derived by automated computational analysis using gene prediction method: Protein Homology.), producing the protein MDERRHVHQYNENAVRLTRTLGDLAGLTDMGLHVVRIEPGRETTEFHYHDQDEEFVYIIEGQGKSELGEEVFDVGPGDVLLFAKGGPAHAMRNEGSEDLVYLMGGTRPSIDVCTYPKLQRRQYRVDGIKEYADLSAFKKV; encoded by the coding sequence ATGGACGAGCGGCGTCATGTTCACCAGTACAACGAAAATGCGGTCCGGCTGACAAGAACCCTGGGAGACCTGGCAGGACTGACCGACATGGGGTTGCATGTCGTCAGGATTGAGCCTGGCCGTGAGACGACCGAGTTTCACTATCATGACCAGGACGAAGAGTTCGTCTACATTATCGAAGGGCAGGGAAAGTCTGAACTGGGAGAAGAGGTGTTTGATGTGGGCCCTGGTGACGTCTTGCTCTTCGCTAAAGGCGGTCCTGCGCACGCGATGCGCAACGAGGGGTCCGAGGACCTTGTCTATCTGATGGGTGGAACACGTCCCTCAATCGACGTCTGTACTTACCCAAAGTTACAGAGACGGCAATATCGGGTAGACGGCATCAAGGAATATGCTGACCTTTCAGCCTTTAAGAAAGTTTGA